The window CTGCAGACAGGAAAAGCagagtaaatcacacctgcctgattgtgacacatgacatttactgacagcaacatttctaaagcatgtctgaacaaaggagggaagaaaatctcttactggcagtccatcagacctgcgcatcccagcaaacacagagccgaatccacctcgtcccagcaacgggcccttcaggtacaagtctgcaacacagaagagcacaagaaatgaagaaaagagagaaagagaaaacatgcTGCGGTCTCTTCAATGACAAATCATTTCCTAACTGAGCCATAAGATCTAGAAGATGAGCtgtgctgacctctgcgagagcgtttggctGGTCTGCTGGACGAGGTGGACAGTGTTTGCTGGCTGCTGCTCTGCCTTTTCCTCTTGCTGTTCCTCTGGTCTGTGGATGCAGAATCAGCCAAATGTGAAGGCAGAGGAGCCAAAAAACCAGGAAGCTCAGTGGTGCAGTCCCGTGTATCTTCTgaatatcaaaacatttttaatgaatcttttttgttaacttctgtaatccttttcatattagtcaaacatcatacagcatcatacagtgatatacaatgacaaacaaatgaaagattaaaaacactcacctcctctttcttcacccatgtgggacatggacaatctcctccaacctgcaataaaacagacaaatacagacaaatataaaaaaataaatgtaaaacaaagtaaagaaaaagaagaagaagaagaagaagaagaagaagaagaagaagaagaaggaatgaaaaaaagagcaacaaaaatgtgtttaaaaaaatattcagaaaaataactaaaataaagatgattagagaatttgtgctctttaaaataagtctttttctcTCAGAAATCTCAGGAATCGCACAGAAATGCTCTGCAAAGTCGCCTCGTCTCTCAACCAACAGATTGCGATgggtttgattgtttttatatgcgGTCAGAAATCATACAataacacgcgttgctatagcaactaaTAATGGCGTGACCTTGCGTGCctgagatatttttttattttcatgaatacAATTCATGCAGTTATTCGATTTCCTaaatcttaattattaataataattaattaaaagctcttgttataaaaataaataactatcaTTGTAATAGGCCTATCAGCTTTGAGTAAAACTTGATAGCGTCACCACCGACATTAGCAGCAGAGAAATCTTTAACGAAAATCACACAGAAATTCAagaataaagtttttaataaacattaccaAACAAACGAGCTCTTCTATAAATGTAACTTACTATAATGAAGAAGTGGACAAAGATGAAATTGTTCTCCATTCGGGAGATCTACAGGAATCATAAACTGTTTTCAGAAAAGATATTGTATTATTTTCTGAGGAACACATTTCTAGGAGTTTATTTACGCTAAATTTCATGCTATTGCCGAATCACGCTGAAGCAGGGCATTAAGAAAGGTCATGTGACTGACGTCCCTGACGTCACTCCTTGCGTAGTAAATGTATGGCCAACGCACAATTTAGGTAtattaatgaattttatttttaaataaaataaattgtataataaacaacaataatattaaattaaataaggcttttagtatttcatttcatttaatttcgatAGCTTAATCAGTGTATGGTGATGACGCAGTATTGATGAAAGCTGATTGGCCAATTGAAAATTACCCcggaaattaaatttttttacatttttaatttaataacaagaGCTTTTAATTAGAACTAATCGGATTTATACCCCTTTTTGGCTAtttgtattttacaattttagttgctatagcaacgcgaGTTATGGTATGAATTCTgactgcatataaaaacaatcaaacccATCGCAATCTGTTGGTTGAGAGACGAGGCGACTTTGCAGAGCATTTCTGTGCGATTCCTGAGATTTCTGAAGCTGTTGGAGGATTTCTGAGAGAAGAAGacttattttaaagagcacaatttctctaatcatctttttttcgttatttttctgattatttttttaatacaattttgttgctgttttttcattccttcgtcttcttcttcttcttcttcttcttcttcttcttcttctccttcttgttcttctttactttgttttacatttattttcatatttgtctgtttttgtctgttttattgcaggttggaggagattgtccatgtcccacatgggtgaagaaagaggaggtgagtgtttttaatctttcatttgtttgtcattgtatatcactgtatgatgctgtatgatgtttgactaatatgaaaaggattacagaagttaacaaaaaagattcattaaaaatgttttgatatacAGAAGATACACGGGACTGCACCACTGAGCTTCCTGGTTTTTTGGCTCCTCTGCCTTCACATTTGGCTAATTCTGCATCCACAGACCAGAGGAACAGCAAGAGGAAAAGGCAGAGCAGCAGCCAGCAAACACTGTCCACCTCGTCCAGCAGACCagccaaacgctctcgcagaggtcagcacaGCTCATCTTTTAGATCTTATGGCTCAGTTAGGAAATGATTTGTCATTGAAGAGACCGCAgcatgttttctctttctctcttttcttcatttcttgtgctcttctgtgttgcagacttgtacctgaagggcccgttgctgggacgaggtggattcggctctgtgtttgctgggatgcgcaggtctgatggactgccagtaagagattttcttccctcctttgttcagacatgctttagaaatgttgctgtcagtaaatgtcatgtgtcacaatcaggcaggtgtgatttactctGCTTTTCCTGTCTGCAGGTGGCCATCAAGTACGTGTCGAAGGACCGGACCCCCGAGCGACTGAAAGTTGTATGTTTTGatgtgaatctgttgtgtttgctgtgtttgattcagttctggatataatggagggtttgtcctgcaggatggtcagggtcggctgccgctggaggtggcattgatgacccgtgtcacgtcagctcctgcctgccccagtgtcctgcagctgctggactggtttgaccgtcccagacgctacatcctgatcctggagcgaccggatccttgccaagatctccagagcttctgtgaggagaacggctgtctggatgagcgtctggccaagaaagtgctggtgcagctgatcgaGGCCCtaaaacactgcgagagccgcggcgtcctgcaccgggacgtcaaaccagaaaacctgctgatctccacagagtcccaggacatcaagctgctggacttcggctgtggagatctgctgaagcgatcggcctacaaatactttgcAGGTGAGTTTGAGTTACAGAAGGAAACGTTCTGTTGATGTTTGTGAACTTCTGCTGATCCACTAAAGGGAATTTGTCTGTACTGGAGCATGTTGAGCAGATGTTTGTGGTCTTCTTATGTCTCTCAGGCACTCCTGCATACGCTCCTCCTGAGTGGTTTCGTAGACATCGCTACCATGCGACTCCAGCTACAGtctggtcagtaggagtgacgctctacaacatcctgtgtgaccgtttcccattcagaggcgcacagagggtcacgtccagaagcagactgaccttccctaggagcttgtcaacaggtaagagattcagacacattcagagatagcctggcgagcgagcagaagtgtgttgttgtgtgtttctgaagacggtgttgtgtgtaacagagtgccgtcagctgattcgctggtgtctcagtgcagcACCGGCTGATCGACCCAGTTTAGCTGACATTGAGAGCCATCCCTGGTTGCACTGCACAGGTGGCCAGTGACATTACACTTATCTGAATCCAGCAGTCATGGCTTGGGTTGCATTGTCAGGTTCAGTGTAGATAAACGCTGTCAATGATTTGTAGAAGGAGAGCAGGAGGGGCAGAGGAACTGAGGAGAACAGATCCTGATCCTGAGCTTCCTCTGCTGCATCTGTGAGGCTCTGTGTGAAGCTGTacgagctgaagacacacacacacacacacacacacacacacacacacacacacacacacacacacacacacacacacaagctagtCTACAGTAGACAAATGTACAGTTTCTAGACCACTTAGAGAAAAACGGGGAcagatgttaaataaatcataaacaataaagttattttatacgcaattacagcagttttttttgtctttactggtttcactaaaatgtaaatgttcaaacCAAGGGCAGCACAGtgattcagtggttagcactgtaacctcacagcaagaaggttgctggttcgagtaccagcagggccagttggcatttctgtgtggagtttgaaagttctccatgtgttggcatgggtttcccccacagttcaatgaCATGTggtttatgtgaattgaataaactaaattggctatagtgtgtttgtgcatgtgagagtgtgtggatgtttctcagtactgggttgaagctggatgggcatctgctgtgtaaaacatatgctggatattttggcggttcattcccctgtggcgacccctgatgaataaagggactaagctgaaggaaaatgaatgaataaacacagaCACTGGAGGAATTAGGAGACTCTGTTCAGTCAGATATGATCATGCTGTCTGTAGTGTGCTGAACTAACTAGACCAAaactttatttgcaatatttgatgtctgaatttaaaacataaaaatctaaaCTAGCTGAATTGTTTTACTTAAACACAGATCTGTCGATAATAAACTCAGTAAATGTCCGTACACGCATGCTgatatttaacaaatgttttttttattttgagtgatcttcaattttaggtaaaaaagaaaagtttctatgagaatttgaaatgaacaatattgtgtttttgtggacattgaactacaaaatttcaacattgaAGAGTGCTGAATAGTTTTTTGATATAATCTTCAATTCAAagttagaaaaaatacaaatactaaacTTCTTACGAGAATTTAAAGTAAACACTactgtgtttttcttcttttgtgcACATCAAATTGCAAATTATCCCAATATAGCGCAATAAATCTCTTTTTAGGACGATCTTCAGTTTCAGGTTagaatacaattataattttgaaaatcatttaaaatgtacattttgttttttcATGTGTAGGTCAAAGTTTCAACAgctcaatcattttaaaaagcatgtgctcaaactaaaagaagtaaaaaagtgCTTTTGTGGTGCAGGGTCACGTCTCTCCTCAGTAAGTGATCATAGACAACACAGGGGGGCAATGTTCAGCACAGAGAATCACAATTTAACTAAAACGTATAAGACTGCGTGTTTTTCATCATCTCAACAGTTTGTCTAATGAAACacacaataatttaacatttattttaacaaatacagcTCATAGTGTTAATAACATTGTTTACGCTTCACTTTGTACCGTGATCATGATGATTGTTTGTTATGAGCAGGGCTGGATTTggtgattttggggccctaagcaattcgagTCATGAGACCCGGAAGTCCTTCAGTAATAAGCACTtttcatatttgcttatttatttagctgtcttTATCTTATATCACTCTGTCttcctttctttatttttatctgaacacaatctctacatttttaaaagatttgtttgcttaaaatgagttcacaactaaaaataatgaagaaactatttgttttctaaaactaaattttcatctgatttgattgctggactgatccatgattgggggtggggggacacaattgcacacatgtactgattaaagtaaatttgtATTTGTTAGAGCCTTATCCTACAAAATACGACAGGAAACaagattatatataatttatagaaactgttattagtatttattgtTGGCCTCCAGACTTCTCTGGGGCCCTAACTTCAGCTGCTTACTTCGCCTATTGGTTTAATCCACTTTAAACCCTgctgttgtcattactaaagatATTAAGTCAATATAActtgatattaataaaaataccaagttttggcatcaaatgtgtgtttaacttactcattaggcagCAAAAAACTTTAATTCATATTGTAAgttctctgaacttaacattttaatttctttaaatgattcaccatgtctctgtttaaaatgattggtagTGCTTGAGATTCTGCCTTGACAACCGCGCTGATTGGTCAATATATGTTATTTGACtcaaggtggtcattttgcttgtgatgctgaattctcctgaagcgcagcaggacagaggcactacctgaacccatctgacgaaagagaaaagttaaattagttagtagatatttaaatgctgatatacatttttcttaattgatatacaCGCTGGGGCAACACAGTGACTCCGTGGTTAGCATTGTCGACTCACAgtaaaaggtcactggttcgattcacggctgggccagttagcccttgtattttaagttatctgtgcttaaaaatttaatttaatgaagagaccacatttggtcaactcaattaattgaATTGTAGAGTTGTAGATTTGAGTATTCTCAACTTATTAGTGTTTACAGTGTGAGTCAAAGAGTCATTCTGTGATGCTGCAGTGATGCTGAGTAAATAAGAGATCAGCTAAATCATCTAATAAGTAAAAATACAATTCCATACATATTCAAGTATAAATCACTGgcgcagaaaacaaacaaaacctacgTGAGACCAAGAgactttattaaaagaaaaatcatgAAATTAAGTCATACAATGCGTCATTCAGCAGCAATCATAACTTAAAGATTGTAGTCAGTTCTTGTTTTCTTAGacctaaaataaatgattatcttTGCAAAATGCATGATCTATTTTGTATATGGTGACATAACCTGTTATATGATGTTATACTGGATAAAGACTGCCAAGGGTGTTAAGACATTCAGAATAACACTATTTCAGACTCAGAATCTGGACATGATTATACAATTATAAGTCACTGGAGCAAAATTAActgtctttagaaatagaaatgacAGAAGCAAATAAAGATTAAACAATCAGGCCCTTCTGAAGgctgaaataaatcattaaacactGACTATCATCTGGTTTGTAATCAATAACTATTTTCAGACCAAAGAATATCATGCGCTGAATGAAACAAACTGTGTTACAAAGaataaattaagaataaatgtcaccttcaaatgtaaaacatcattttgtttcctataaaaagcgattagttacttTAATGAAGGGATCAAAACCGCTGCCTTAAAAGTGACCAATTGACTTCCCTTAAAAATATGAGGAcctattaagttgacttaacttacctATTtatagtcaactaattgctttttacagcgtaattaaAATGAGATTTCATTTTCTCAAAATCACAACATTCATGACTGCCCGTTTCGCcacttacaaatttaaaatgaaacatattttcatacaatttattgctCACATTACATGTATGATaacttaaatacatttgaatatactgtataacatgaataaaacaattagtttgaAATAAATAAGAGTAAT is drawn from Danio rerio strain Tuebingen ecotype United States chromosome 6, GRCz12tu, whole genome shotgun sequence and contains these coding sequences:
- the LOC137495940 gene encoding serine/threonine-protein kinase pim-3-like, translated to MSHMGEERGDQRNSKRKRQSSSQQTLSTSSSRPAKRSRRDLYLKGPLLGRGGFGSVFAGMRRSDGLPVAIKYVSKDRTPERLKVDGQGRLPLEVALMTRVTSAPACPSVLQLLDWFDRPRRYILILERPDPCQDLQSFCEENGCLDERLAKKVLVQLIEALKHCESRGVLHRDVKPENLLISTESQDIKLLDFGCGDLLKRSAYKYFAGTPAYAPPEWFRRHRYHATPATVWSVGVTLYNILCDRFPFRGAQRVTSRSRLTFPRSLSTGMSLASTKECHAAHTPRKVPTSP